GTCAACCGCTTGCACGAACCCAAGAGCGGGGATGTGCTTCTGGCCGGCGAAAGCGCCCTCAAGGTCAAGCCGGACATCCTCCGCGCCCGCATCGGCATGGTGTTCCAGCACTTCAACCTCTTCCCTGACCACACAGCCCTGGAAAATGTGGCCCTCGCCCTGTGGAGCGTCAAGGGAATGTCCAAGAAGGAGGCGCGGGAACGCGCCCAACGCCGGCTCGCCGAAGTGGGCCTCGCCGAACGCGCCGACCACCGGCCACGTGACCTCTCCGGCGGTCAGCAGCAACGCGTCGCCATCGCCCGGGCCCTCGCCATGGAACCCGAAGTCATGCTCTTCGACGAAGCCACCAGTGCCTTGGATCCGGAACTCGTCAAGGGTGTCCTGAACCTCATGGCGGGCCTCGGCCGTCGCGGGATGACCATGCTGGTGGTCACGCACGAGATGGGCTTTGCCCGCAAGGTTGCTGATCAAGTGGTCTTCATGGATGAAGGCGAAGTGGTGGAGGTCGGCACCCCGGCCGAGCTCTTTGACAACCCGCGTAGCGAACGCCTGCAGCGCTTCCTTTCGGAAGTCCTGTAATGGGCGCGAATCCTGTGATCGGCCAGGTAACAGCGGCACCCATCCGGACCGCCGTCGTCGGGTTTGGCGTCTCCGGAAAAGTCTTCCACGCCCCGCTGATCGCAGCGGATAAGAACTATTCGCTGGACGTCATCGTGACGGCGGACCCGGAGCGTGCCACCGAAGCCGCGCGCCTCTACCCTCAGGCGCGGATAGTGCCCACTCCGGAGGAGATGTTCGCACAGGCAGGCGACCTCGATCTCGTCGTTCTGGGAACGCCGCCACTTACTCACCTCGAACTTGGGGCCACGGCCATCGCGTGCGGCCTGAACGTCGTGGTGGACAAGCCCTTCGTCACCACGGTGGCCCACGGCGAGGAACTGGCCGGGCGCGCGTCCGACGCCGGTGTGCAGCTAACGGTCTTCCAGAACCGCCGGTGGGACGCCGACTTCCTGACGTTGCGGAAACTTTTGCGCGACGGCGCACTGGGAGAGGTGCGGACATTTGAGTCCCGTTTTGAATGGTGGCGCCCGGAAGGCTTCGGAAACTGGCGCGATACATCAACCCTGGCCGAGGGCGGTGGCATCCTTCATGACCTCGGCGCCCACTTGATCGACCAAGCCATCCAGCTGTTCGGGCCTGTGGAGGAGAGCTACGGCGAGACCGCAAGCCACGGTCCGTATCCAGCCGCGGCGGACACCGAGGCCTTCGTGTCCCTGCTCCATGAATCCGGCGTGCGGTCCCGGCTATGGATGAACGGCATGGCGGCCCAGGTTGGCCCAAGGTTCCATGTCCTCGGATCAAAAGCCGCGTACACCAAGTGGGGACTGGACAGTCAGGAACCCGCGCTCGCAGCTGGGGTCACTCCGTCGGACGCCTCTTATGGCACCGAACCCCAGGAGTCTTGGGGGCTTCTGGGAGTGGACGGTTCAGCTAAACCCGTTCCCGCAGAAAAGGGCGCGTACCCACAGTTCTACACCGGGCTCGCAGCCTGCCTTCGTGGGCAAGGCCCGCTTCCCGTAGCGCCGGCCGAGGCGCTGGAAACCCTCAAAATCATCGAAAGCATCCACGCCTTCGCGTAAGCAAGTGCGTCCCAAGCACCCACAAGCACATCAAAGAAAGGGAGAGCTATGTCCTCCATCAAGCACGTCGCCGTCATCGGGGGCGGCATCCTGGGCGTTTCCACCGCCGTTCACTTGCTCCGCGGGGGAGCTTCAGTCACGCTGCTGACTGAACAAGGCCTGGCCAGCGAGGCCACGGGCCGATCACTTTCCTGGCTCAACTCCGCAGGCGAGAGGTCCACCCCCTACCACCAGCTGCGGGTTGCCGGCGTCGACCGGTACCGGACGCTGTTCGCCGCAGATCCCAGCCGCGAGTGGCTTCAGTTCGGCGGAGGCCTCATGTGGAACGCCGCAGGCAAGCGCGAAGTAACCGAGGCCCGCCATGCTTACGAGCAGTCGATTGGCTACGACTCCAAGCTTCTGGCCCCTGAAGAAATCGCATCAGTAACGCCCGGAATCGACGCCAGTGCTGTTCCCGAGAACGCCATTTTCAACCCGGGCGAAGGCTGGGTCAGCCTGCCGGACCTGGTCAACTTCCTGATGGAGGAATTCCACGCCCTCGGCGGCCAGCTCATCCTCAACGCCGGAAAAGTCCAGGTGACGCTCGACGGCGGCAAGGCCACCGGCGTCGAGACTGCTTCCGGCCAGACCTATCCAGCCGATGCCGTCCTCGTGGCATGCGGCGCAGCAACGCCCGCCGTCGTGAAGCCACTCGGTGTGGAAATCCCCAATGGTTCCCCGGTCTCCATGCTGGTGGTCACCAAGCCTGTGGAGCACCAGGTGAAAGCAGTGATGAATACGCCACGTGCCGCCGTCCGTCCCAACCCGGGCAACACGTTCGCCCTGGACCACGACTGGTACGAAGACCGGATCACCGAACACGCCGATGGTTCTTTCAGCATTCCCGACGAGGTTGTACAGGAACTGGCCGACGAATCCTCCAAGCTGATTGCCGGCAACCCGGAACTCAAGCCTGCCTCCTGGAAGATTGGCTACAAGCCCATACCCGGCGACGGTGAGCCCGTCTTCGGTGAACTGGGCCAAGTACCTGGCTGTTTCGTAGCGTTCACGCACTCGGGCGCCACGTTGGGACTCATTGCAGGTGAACTGTTGTCCGGAGAGATCCTAACCGGCAACAAGCACCCCATGCTGGCAACCTTCCGGCCGGGACGTTTCTCCTAGCTGCTACCGCTTGGAAAGCCGCCCCAAAAGGCTCCTGGCCGGAGGAGGTCCTGAAGCTCATTGAGCAGTTTCGGAGAAGCCCGCTTGTGGGCAGCGACCTATGGTTGAAATATCCGAAAAGATTTCCAGCAGCGAGAGGGGCCTGTCATGGCTGAGACCGGAACCGCCAAGTCCTACGACGGATTCACCGCGGACGAACGCGCCGCGATGAAGGAGCGTGCGCAAGAACTCAAGAAGACCTCGAACAGGAAGGCTTCAAAGGCCGACGGCGAGAGCGACGTCCTGGAAAAGATCGCCGAGATGCCGCCAGCGGATAAGGCCATCGCGCAGCGACTTCATGCGCTCGTGAGGGAGCATGCGCCGGAGCTTTCCCCGAAGACTTGGTACGGAATGCCGGCGTATGCCAAAGACGGGAAGAACATCGTCTTCTTCAAGAGCGCCGACAAGTTCAAGAGCAGGTATGCCACCCTCGGCTTTGAAGAGAGTGCAATGTTGGACGACGGCAGCATGTGGCCAACGTCGTACGCACTGACGGAGCTCACCCCGGACGTTGAAGCCAGGATCGTCGAGCTCATCAAGAGGGCGGTCGGCTAGCGGAGCTGAACCGGCGACGACGGCGGTCACCTTGGTAGGTGACCGCCGTCGTCGTAGGTGTCTAAGTCCTGAACGCGCCTAACTTGGCGGTTGGTTGGGCTGATCTGGTTGATGCGTTGGATCAGGATGTGGTGGCACGGGACCAGGATCCGGAACCGGAAGCGGTCCGGGCGTCGGATTCGGACTCGGAATGGGGCTGGGCGGGAACGGGGTAGTGGGATCCGGTGGTGGCGGGACCGGTCCCGGGTCCGGCGGAAACGGCTCAGGTTCGTGAGTTGGAGGAAGCGTCATCATCTCTCCTTTGGAACTCGGTATTGGTCTTTTTCAGCGTAGTGATTATGCGGGCAGAGTCCATAGCCCACTGCCCGCATGGATGCGCCACAAAAAAGTCCTAAAAAAGTTCGTACCCTGCGTAACCCTTGGGCGTCCCCCGACGATTACGTCTTTGAAAGGGTCGAGCTGGAATTTGTCCCCCATCATGTTCCAGCTCGGCCCTTCTCTGTCCTGATGAGATTTTGAGGGACATTGTGGGCCGTCCTTGGGGCGGCCCGGTTGAGCAGATACCCTTGGTGGGTTGCCCGTCGAGCAAAGGCGGATGACCTGGCTCCAAGCCCCGGACCTGCCGCCGATCGAAAGTCTCTTCACTGTGACCGACGCATTGACCGACGAAGCGCTTCATGCACTCAAGGGCAATAACGCGGAACTGTTCAGCGCCGTCTACCAGGCGTACGCCGGACCGGTCCTCGGCTACCTGACCGCTAAAGGGGTGTCAGATCCCGAGGCCATCACACAGGATGTGTTCCTGGCTGTCCTGCCCCGTTTGGACGACATCAGGGGAGGAGCAGGCGGACTACGGACTTTTGTTTTTTCGGTGGCACACGCCCGCATGGTGGATGAGCATCGGAAGCAAAGCAGGGCCCCGGAACACCACGAGTTCGAGCCCGAGCGCGATACCCGCGAGTCAAGCTCCGCGGAGTCTGAGGCAATGGGCCTGCTGGCTCCCCAAGAGGTCATGAAACTCCTGGATACCCTCAGGGACGATCAGCGGGAGGTCCTGGCCCTCCGGATCGTGGCAGGACTCACGGTGGAACAGGTGGCCGACATCATGGGGAAATCCGCCGGCGCTGTAAAGCAACTGCAGCGCAGGGCTTTGATGGCGCTCCGTGAGCATTCGGCAGTAAAGGAATACGTGTCCTCATGACATACAGGGATATGGAACGCGAAGTTGTCGTCGACGAGCTTTTGCTCGACGCCGAGCTCACTGGCGCGCCCGACGTTCGGCAGGCACTGCTCTCCATCCGTTCCTTCGCGAACCTTCCGGCACCGGCCCCCAATGCGGCACTGGCCGCGATGCTCGCTGGACCGCATGATGAAGTCAGCAAGCGCCGTTGGCGCCGCAAGCACCGCACGGCTGTGGTCAGCGTGGCTGTGGTCGCGGCTATGGGGCTTGGCGTGAGTGGTGTGGCCGCGGCCAGTTCCGGCTTCACCCGTACGCCTGCGTTCGTCAATGAACTGCTGGGCAATTTCGTTCCGCCGTGGTCCGCCGCAGTGCCGGTGCTGCCCACGCCGGATGCCCCGAAAGTCAGCACGGAACCAGCACCTGCCGTGGATCCCGCAGCCGTCCCGCTAGCAAGCGAATCACGTGCTGCCGCGCCAGCCCGGCAAGCCGATGAGTCTGCGGGGACTTCCCTGCCGGTCCAGACCCGGGGGCAGCAGGCAGCGACTGAAGCGCAGGCGGCCGACGTCGAAAACGTCCCGGCGGCTCCCGGCGCAACTGCGGCCCAGCCACCTCGAAACGCCCAGCCACCCCGAAACGACGAGGCGACGCCGGCAGAGGCGAAGCTCGGTGCGGGAGCGCTCCAGCAGGCAAAAAGCAGCCAGAACGTGCCAACGCTCCCTGACGTTGCCAATCCGAGCGTCCCGGCGACTACAACGGCCAAACCCGCACCCGCCCACGGTAAAAAACCAAGCCAGGCACTCCCATCGTTGAACGAGAAGCCGACTGATGAACAATTCCAGTCCTTCGTGGACAAACTGAAGCATTGGTTGAGGGGCACGGGACACTAAGCTTGCGTCATGATGCATGTCAACGATCCGGCCGTGGTGGAACGATTGATGCGAACAAAAGGATGCTGGGCCATCGTAGGGCTTAGCAACAATGAGTGGCGCTCCGCATATGACGTCTCACTGTACGTTCGGGACCGCATGGGCATGGAGATCATCCCCGTGAACCTCAAGGGCGAGGATGTCCATGGCGAAAAGGGCTACAAGTCCCTCGCGGATATCCCTGCTGAGAAGCACCCTATCGACGTCGTGGACTGCTTCGTCAACTCGCAGCGGGTGGGTGC
This window of the Arthrobacter sp. StoSoilB5 genome carries:
- a CDS encoding Gfo/Idh/MocA family oxidoreductase, whose protein sequence is MGANPVIGQVTAAPIRTAVVGFGVSGKVFHAPLIAADKNYSLDVIVTADPERATEAARLYPQARIVPTPEEMFAQAGDLDLVVLGTPPLTHLELGATAIACGLNVVVDKPFVTTVAHGEELAGRASDAGVQLTVFQNRRWDADFLTLRKLLRDGALGEVRTFESRFEWWRPEGFGNWRDTSTLAEGGGILHDLGAHLIDQAIQLFGPVEESYGETASHGPYPAAADTEAFVSLLHESGVRSRLWMNGMAAQVGPRFHVLGSKAAYTKWGLDSQEPALAAGVTPSDASYGTEPQESWGLLGVDGSAKPVPAEKGAYPQFYTGLAACLRGQGPLPVAPAEALETLKIIESIHAFA
- a CDS encoding sigma-70 family RNA polymerase sigma factor; this encodes MTDALTDEALHALKGNNAELFSAVYQAYAGPVLGYLTAKGVSDPEAITQDVFLAVLPRLDDIRGGAGGLRTFVFSVAHARMVDEHRKQSRAPEHHEFEPERDTRESSSAESEAMGLLAPQEVMKLLDTLRDDQREVLALRIVAGLTVEQVADIMGKSAGAVKQLQRRALMALREHSAVKEYVSS
- a CDS encoding DUF1801 domain-containing protein; translation: MAETGTAKSYDGFTADERAAMKERAQELKKTSNRKASKADGESDVLEKIAEMPPADKAIAQRLHALVREHAPELSPKTWYGMPAYAKDGKNIVFFKSADKFKSRYATLGFEESAMLDDGSMWPTSYALTELTPDVEARIVELIKRAVG
- a CDS encoding CoA-binding protein, with amino-acid sequence MMHVNDPAVVERLMRTKGCWAIVGLSNNEWRSAYDVSLYVRDRMGMEIIPVNLKGEDVHGEKGYKSLADIPAEKHPIDVVDCFVNSQRVGAVIDQAIAIGAKAVWLQLGVFDDDAVQRARDAGLDVVVNSCPAREGWHYGL
- a CDS encoding FAD-binding oxidoreductase; translation: MSSIKHVAVIGGGILGVSTAVHLLRGGASVTLLTEQGLASEATGRSLSWLNSAGERSTPYHQLRVAGVDRYRTLFAADPSREWLQFGGGLMWNAAGKREVTEARHAYEQSIGYDSKLLAPEEIASVTPGIDASAVPENAIFNPGEGWVSLPDLVNFLMEEFHALGGQLILNAGKVQVTLDGGKATGVETASGQTYPADAVLVACGAATPAVVKPLGVEIPNGSPVSMLVVTKPVEHQVKAVMNTPRAAVRPNPGNTFALDHDWYEDRITEHADGSFSIPDEVVQELADESSKLIAGNPELKPASWKIGYKPIPGDGEPVFGELGQVPGCFVAFTHSGATLGLIAGELLSGEILTGNKHPMLATFRPGRFS
- a CDS encoding amino acid ABC transporter ATP-binding protein, with amino-acid sequence MNLTSNSSSTASASANKTAPDIEKFHGSSLELRNLTMAYGDVEVLRNVSLTVAPGTTTCIIGPSGSGKSTLLRGVNRLHEPKSGDVLLAGESALKVKPDILRARIGMVFQHFNLFPDHTALENVALALWSVKGMSKKEARERAQRRLAEVGLAERADHRPRDLSGGQQQRVAIARALAMEPEVMLFDEATSALDPELVKGVLNLMAGLGRRGMTMLVVTHEMGFARKVADQVVFMDEGEVVEVGTPAELFDNPRSERLQRFLSEVL